The following proteins are co-located in the Imtechella halotolerans genome:
- a CDS encoding bifunctional metallophosphatase/5'-nucleotidase, whose amino-acid sequence MHKISILIVVSVISLSCSFSTKKQEKTTKNNIATITILHTSDIHGQLFPHDELFWENEQITFKKLGGLAHMKTLFEKEKSKNPEGTIILDGGDLIQGSAVAALSKGAAFGPIIKAMEYDFLIPGNWEVVYGKEQMMRVLESFETPIISGNMYHESTGKHIYAPYIIKEIKGVKLGFIAYNDPEIPIRQNPSFSKGIRFDPVQENLSKLIKELKEEKKVDILFLVTHIGISKQYDLANQPYLEQVDYILGNDTHERIRKPIKGKYTKITEPGAFASFVGKLSLKVKNGTIIEENYNLIEVEPKIYPSNAIVASKIEAAVAPYTSITEDIIGYTSTPLYRYFVVENPMDNFITDALRWKTGTDIAISNGFRFSPPINVEKNGKAAITKGHLWNMVPVNENVKIGKASGKQIKNWLENEIHNVFAKNPTERFGGWLLRFSGMELLFYSNKEKGQRIAEIKINHIPLDEKKLYTIAACRREGEPMHMLCRMPHAIDTKIMDYTIHDVLEDYLKEKGTIAPVNDGRARAIDLPPNVLSQLPGTDYHFH is encoded by the coding sequence ATGCACAAAATCAGCATTTTGATTGTAGTTTCTGTTATTTCCCTATCCTGCTCCTTTTCTACTAAGAAGCAAGAAAAAACGACAAAAAATAACATTGCGACAATCACCATATTACACACCTCAGACATTCATGGTCAACTTTTTCCCCATGACGAACTATTTTGGGAAAATGAACAAATAACTTTCAAAAAATTAGGGGGTCTTGCTCATATGAAAACCTTGTTTGAGAAAGAAAAATCAAAAAACCCCGAAGGGACAATCATTCTTGACGGAGGAGATCTTATTCAAGGAAGTGCTGTTGCGGCCTTATCTAAGGGAGCCGCATTTGGTCCTATAATAAAAGCCATGGAATATGATTTTCTAATTCCCGGAAACTGGGAGGTCGTGTATGGAAAAGAACAAATGATGAGGGTCCTTGAATCCTTTGAAACGCCCATAATTTCAGGTAATATGTACCATGAATCTACTGGAAAACACATATATGCACCCTACATTATTAAAGAAATTAAAGGTGTAAAACTTGGGTTTATTGCTTACAACGACCCTGAAATTCCTATTAGACAAAACCCTTCATTCAGTAAAGGGATCCGCTTTGATCCAGTTCAAGAGAATTTATCCAAACTCATCAAAGAATTAAAAGAAGAAAAAAAAGTTGATATCCTTTTTTTAGTTACTCATATTGGAATTAGTAAACAATATGATTTAGCCAACCAACCCTATTTGGAACAGGTTGATTATATACTTGGGAATGATACACATGAACGTATTCGAAAACCTATAAAGGGGAAATACACAAAAATTACAGAACCAGGGGCTTTTGCTTCCTTTGTCGGCAAACTTTCTTTAAAAGTTAAAAATGGAACCATTATTGAAGAAAACTACAACCTTATCGAAGTGGAACCAAAAATATACCCATCGAATGCTATTGTTGCCTCTAAAATAGAAGCAGCAGTAGCTCCTTATACTTCTATTACTGAAGACATAATAGGCTACACCTCTACTCCATTATATCGCTATTTTGTAGTGGAAAACCCAATGGACAATTTTATCACAGATGCATTACGCTGGAAAACAGGCACTGATATAGCCATCTCTAACGGTTTTAGATTTAGCCCTCCTATTAATGTTGAAAAAAATGGAAAGGCAGCAATTACAAAGGGTCATTTATGGAACATGGTCCCTGTTAATGAAAATGTAAAAATTGGAAAGGCATCTGGAAAACAAATTAAAAACTGGCTAGAAAATGAAATTCACAATGTGTTTGCCAAGAATCCTACTGAGCGTTTCGGCGGATGGTTATTACGGTTTTCAGGAATGGAGCTTTTATTTTATTCAAATAAAGAAAAAGGACAGCGTATAGCTGAGATAAAAATCAACCATATTCCTTTAGATGAAAAAAAACTATATACAATTGCGGCATGCAGACGTGAGGGCGAACCTATGCACATGTTATGCCGAATGCCTCACGCCATTGACACTAAAATAATGGATTACACCATACATGATGTCTTAGAAGACTATCTAAAGGAAAAAGGTACTATTGCTCCTGTAAACGATGGTCGAGCCCGAGCTATCGATTTACCTCCTAATGTACTTTCTCAGCTACCAGGAACTGATTATCATTTTCATTAA
- a CDS encoding DoxX family protein has protein sequence MKNTEEYQINYTSILILRIATSSIFIVASLSHLFQIEKTVNRIAQAKFGFIGQLLGPPEIAVVASGILMLISGLSLALGYKTRYAAILLIAILIPITITIQVGQLTTLGPLFKNVAILGGLLFFTMNPKFKKQK, from the coding sequence ATGAAAAACACAGAAGAATATCAAATCAATTATACATCCATTCTCATTTTAAGAATTGCAACCAGTTCAATTTTCATAGTGGCTAGTCTTAGTCATCTATTTCAAATTGAAAAAACCGTCAATCGAATAGCTCAAGCTAAATTTGGTTTTATTGGACAACTACTGGGGCCTCCAGAGATTGCAGTTGTAGCTTCAGGAATACTAATGTTAATTTCAGGCCTTTCTTTAGCCTTAGGATATAAAACAAGATACGCAGCTATATTACTTATAGCAATATTAATTCCTATTACAATTACCATTCAGGTTGGACAGTTAACAACACTTGGTCCTCTATTCAAAAATGTAGCTATTCTAGGAGGACTCCTATTCTTTACTATGAACCCAAAATTTAAAAAACAAAAATAA
- a CDS encoding DsrE family protein — protein sequence MKKFVSILILILSSFTYQVYAQENSDTRNYVVLTRNIEQMKPILLAAKNLAVEDGSSFGAFQVIICGKAVTDLTNPEKTKEFISLAEKYNVVIFACGFSLEKFNVDTSLLPSEFKTIENGIFYSLQLQKKGYFSVSL from the coding sequence ATGAAAAAATTCGTCAGTATTCTAATACTTATTTTAAGTTCATTCACCTATCAGGTTTACGCACAAGAAAATAGTGATACCAGAAATTATGTTGTCCTTACACGAAATATCGAACAAATGAAACCTATACTACTTGCTGCCAAAAATCTTGCTGTTGAAGATGGGAGTTCCTTTGGTGCTTTCCAGGTGATTATTTGTGGTAAAGCAGTAACTGATTTAACAAATCCTGAAAAAACAAAAGAATTTATCTCCTTAGCCGAAAAATACAATGTAGTCATTTTTGCCTGTGGGTTCTCACTCGAAAAATTCAATGTAGACACCTCCCTACTGCCATCTGAATTTAAAACTATTGAAAACGGAATTTTCTATAGTTTACAACTTCAAAAAAAAGGGTATTTCAGTGTAAGTCTATAA
- the ypfJ gene encoding KPN_02809 family neutral zinc metallopeptidase: MKWKGRRQSDNVDDRRGRSSKGTVIAGGGTIGIIILLLQLFGGETGQMIAPVLEQMNDTTVTEKSSTEDLTSEEIELGNFAKTVLADTEDIWTKIFKENNLGTYPMPKMVLFSEMVHTECGGASSASGPFYCPADQTVYMDLDFFKELHGRFGAKEGDFAIAYVIAHEVGHHIQTVVGTSAKVRQLQSKSSKTASNKLSVAQELQADFYAGIWAHYNQKYLDSDDIEEALSAANAVGDDTIQRRNQGQIVPDSFTHGTSKQRMEWFMKGYETGDIKEGDTFSNTL; this comes from the coding sequence ATGAAATGGAAAGGAAGACGTCAAAGTGACAATGTTGATGATAGAAGAGGTCGTTCTTCAAAAGGTACAGTAATAGCCGGTGGAGGTACTATTGGTATTATCATTTTACTATTACAACTCTTTGGAGGGGAAACAGGTCAAATGATTGCTCCTGTTTTGGAACAGATGAATGATACAACTGTTACTGAAAAATCCTCCACAGAAGACCTAACCTCCGAAGAAATAGAACTAGGTAATTTTGCAAAAACGGTCTTGGCTGATACTGAAGATATTTGGACTAAAATCTTTAAGGAAAATAATCTTGGCACTTATCCAATGCCCAAAATGGTATTATTTTCTGAGATGGTACATACTGAATGTGGTGGCGCTAGTTCAGCCTCCGGTCCATTTTATTGTCCAGCTGACCAAACTGTATACATGGATTTAGATTTTTTCAAGGAGCTACATGGAAGATTTGGCGCTAAAGAAGGGGACTTTGCCATAGCCTATGTTATAGCTCATGAGGTAGGGCATCATATTCAAACTGTTGTAGGAACTTCTGCTAAAGTAAGACAGTTACAAAGTAAAAGTTCAAAAACAGCTAGTAACAAATTAAGTGTTGCACAAGAACTACAAGCTGATTTCTATGCTGGAATATGGGCTCATTACAATCAAAAATACTTAGATTCCGACGACATAGAAGAAGCGTTGAGTGCTGCAAATGCTGTAGGCGATGATACAATACAACGAAGAAATCAAGGACAAATAGTTCCTGATTCATTTACTCATGGCACTTCTAAGCAACGAATGGAGTGGTTTATGAAAGGTTATGAAACGGGAGACATAAAAGAAGGAGATACCTTTTCAAACACTCTTTAA
- a CDS encoding Crp/Fnr family transcriptional regulator, protein MSKCEQCIVRQFSSIKAMTKDELLRISECKSSQIIRKGEVIFEEGEYLNGVFCVKDGVCKLTKLSSNGKSQIVRFIKKGDILGQRSVISEEAVNLSAVAVEDMMVCFIPKDEILTAFRSNPNFSVEVVRDVCHDLKEANNTIVDMAQKTVKQRLADALLYLDDNFGTDSEGFLKVHLSREELGNMVGTATESLIRMLSDFGKQGLINMDGKRIKLSNVPKLKRLSEGV, encoded by the coding sequence ATGAGCAAATGTGAGCAGTGTATTGTGAGGCAATTTAGTTCAATTAAAGCAATGACAAAAGATGAACTATTGCGTATTTCTGAGTGTAAAAGCTCCCAAATTATTCGGAAAGGTGAAGTTATTTTTGAGGAGGGTGAATACCTTAATGGCGTGTTTTGTGTTAAGGATGGTGTTTGTAAACTTACCAAGCTGAGTTCTAACGGTAAAAGTCAAATAGTAAGATTTATCAAAAAAGGGGATATTTTAGGTCAGCGAAGTGTAATTAGTGAAGAAGCAGTTAATCTTTCAGCAGTAGCTGTAGAGGATATGATGGTGTGTTTTATTCCCAAAGATGAAATCTTAACAGCATTTCGAAGTAATCCTAATTTTTCAGTTGAAGTTGTACGAGATGTATGTCATGACCTTAAAGAGGCCAACAACACAATTGTTGATATGGCTCAAAAAACGGTCAAACAGCGTCTAGCAGATGCCCTTCTTTATCTTGACGATAATTTTGGGACCGATAGTGAAGGATTTTTGAAGGTGCACTTATCTAGGGAGGAACTAGGAAATATGGTCGGTACTGCCACTGAGTCTCTTATAAGGATGCTTTCCGATTTTGGAAAACAAGGACTTATTAACATGGATGGAAAACGCATTAAGCTTTCGAATGTGCCTAAATTGAAGAGGCTTTCCGAAGGTGTGTAA
- a CDS encoding heavy metal translocating P-type ATPase translates to MGTSCFHCGSDCESHPILFDEKPFCCNGCKTVYEIFSENNLTCYYDLERSPGAIPQEISGKYNFLDNQAIVEKLLEFNDANVQIITLYIPHIHCSSCIWILENLQKLKKGITASIVDFPKKTVRITYQPENVTLKELVLLLSSIGYEPYISLENYEGGKKRINRSIIYKLGVAGFAFGNVMLLSFPEYFEVDEFWLNQYKPFFRWIMFALSLPVVFYASSDYFSSAWKGIKTRFLNIDIPIALGILALFLRSTYEVLTDTGQGFFDSLTGLLFFLLLGKFFQQKTYNFLSFERDYKSYFPIGITKIHPDGKEESIQVYDIIQGDRLLIRNEELIPVDSILIKGKGRIDYSFVTGEAAPVKKESGDKLFAGGKQVEGAIEIEALKSVSQSYLTQLWSNDVFSKDKHDSFKTLTDTISQYFTVIILLIATASTAYWWWIADSTVALNVFTAVLIIACPCALAMSAPFTLGNILRIFGKKKFYLKNAKVIEQLAKINTVIFDKTGTITSAQKSAITYDGNYITPEEEILLKNTLRNSNHPLSRQLYTILKTNNIVTIDQYEEHTGKGIQGSYNGKHIKIGSANFVGSAVSHDALKTSVHISTDNKYLGKFTFANKYREGVSSLFKRLRSYYDLVILSGDNQSERENLMKLLPSKTKLFFNQKPEDKLEYIKHHQNEGAKVLMIGDGLNDAGALKQSDVGVALAENVNVFSPACDAIMDASKLSELDTFLKISKQAITIIKLSFTVSFLYNIVGLSFAITANLSPVVAAILMPMSSISIVIFTTIASNWVGRKLK, encoded by the coding sequence ATGGGTACTTCTTGTTTTCACTGCGGAAGCGATTGTGAATCGCATCCAATTCTTTTTGATGAAAAACCATTTTGTTGTAACGGTTGTAAGACCGTGTATGAAATATTCTCTGAAAATAATCTTACATGCTATTACGACTTAGAACGCAGTCCAGGAGCTATTCCTCAAGAAATTTCCGGGAAATACAACTTTCTAGACAATCAGGCAATTGTTGAAAAACTACTTGAATTCAATGATGCCAATGTCCAAATAATAACTTTATATATACCTCATATTCACTGCAGCTCGTGTATTTGGATTCTAGAAAATCTTCAAAAGTTAAAAAAGGGTATTACGGCCTCAATAGTCGATTTTCCCAAAAAAACGGTACGCATAACCTATCAACCAGAAAATGTTACCCTTAAAGAACTTGTATTACTGCTTAGTAGTATAGGGTATGAGCCTTATATAAGTCTAGAAAATTATGAGGGTGGAAAAAAACGAATCAATCGGAGCATTATCTATAAATTAGGCGTTGCTGGTTTTGCTTTTGGAAATGTTATGCTTCTTTCATTCCCTGAATATTTTGAAGTGGATGAATTTTGGCTTAATCAATATAAACCCTTCTTTAGATGGATTATGTTTGCCTTATCACTTCCAGTTGTATTTTATGCATCCAGTGATTATTTCAGCTCTGCATGGAAAGGTATTAAAACACGCTTTTTAAATATAGACATTCCCATTGCCCTTGGTATTTTGGCCTTGTTTCTTAGAAGTACCTATGAGGTACTAACAGATACAGGTCAGGGATTCTTTGATAGTTTAACTGGTTTACTCTTTTTCTTGCTACTTGGGAAGTTTTTTCAACAAAAAACATATAACTTTCTTTCCTTTGAAAGAGATTATAAAAGCTATTTTCCCATAGGGATTACCAAAATACATCCAGACGGTAAAGAGGAAAGCATTCAAGTTTACGACATCATTCAAGGTGATAGACTTCTCATTCGGAATGAGGAACTAATACCTGTAGACAGCATTCTTATTAAAGGAAAAGGAAGAATTGACTATAGCTTTGTCACAGGTGAGGCTGCCCCTGTAAAGAAGGAAAGTGGCGATAAGTTATTTGCTGGTGGTAAACAAGTCGAAGGAGCAATTGAAATAGAAGCCCTCAAAAGTGTATCTCAAAGTTATCTAACTCAATTATGGAGTAATGATGTATTCAGTAAAGACAAGCATGACTCATTTAAGACGCTAACTGACACCATTAGCCAATACTTCACAGTGATAATTTTACTCATTGCCACTGCTTCTACAGCATACTGGTGGTGGATTGCCGACAGTACTGTAGCCTTAAATGTTTTTACAGCCGTACTAATTATTGCTTGTCCATGTGCCCTAGCCATGTCAGCTCCCTTCACTCTAGGCAACATTTTGCGCATTTTTGGAAAGAAAAAATTCTATTTAAAAAATGCCAAGGTAATTGAACAGTTAGCAAAAATAAACACTGTAATTTTTGATAAAACTGGAACAATAACGTCGGCTCAAAAATCGGCAATCACCTACGATGGTAATTACATCACACCAGAAGAAGAAATCTTGCTTAAGAACACTTTAAGAAACTCAAACCATCCACTTAGTAGACAATTATATACTATTTTAAAAACAAATAATATTGTAACTATTGATCAATACGAGGAACATACCGGAAAAGGTATTCAAGGGAGCTACAATGGAAAACATATAAAAATAGGTTCAGCTAATTTCGTTGGAAGTGCTGTATCACATGATGCACTAAAGACAAGTGTGCATATCAGTACAGATAATAAATATCTTGGAAAGTTCACTTTCGCCAATAAGTATAGAGAAGGCGTTTCCAGTTTATTTAAAAGGTTACGATCCTACTATGATCTGGTGATACTATCTGGTGATAATCAAAGTGAACGAGAAAATCTCATGAAACTACTCCCTTCAAAAACTAAACTATTCTTCAATCAAAAACCTGAAGATAAACTTGAATACATCAAACACCATCAAAATGAAGGTGCCAAAGTATTAATGATAGGAGATGGACTAAACGATGCAGGAGCATTAAAACAAAGTGATGTAGGGGTAGCTTTAGCCGAAAATGTGAATGTTTTTTCACCAGCATGTGACGCCATTATGGATGCCTCTAAACTTTCTGAGTTAGATACTTTCCTAAAAATAAGCAAACAGGCTATAACTATTATTAAACTCAGTTTTACGGTTTCCTTTTTATACAATATTGTAGGGCTATCCTTTGCAATAACGGCAAATTTATCACCAGTGGTAGCAGCTATTTTAATGCCAATGAGCTCCATTAGCATAGTGATATTTACTACGATAGCTTCAAACTGGGTGGGTAGAAAATTAAAATAA
- the ccoS gene encoding cbb3-type cytochrome oxidase assembly protein CcoS has protein sequence MSVIYMLITISIAVAIVFFVLFVLAVRKGQYDDSYTPSVRMLFDDELIKNPEEIKKETTEESNTNTNQQS, from the coding sequence ATGAGCGTCATTTATATGTTAATTACAATTAGTATAGCAGTTGCTATTGTATTTTTTGTATTGTTTGTCTTAGCAGTACGTAAAGGACAATACGATGACAGTTATACACCATCAGTTCGGATGCTATTTGATGACGAATTGATAAAGAACCCTGAAGAAATAAAAAAAGAGACTACAGAAGAATCCAATACTAATACTAATCAACAATCATAA
- the ccoN gene encoding cytochrome-c oxidase, cbb3-type subunit I → MEMQQFYYDNKIVKKFIYATLLWGVVGMLVGLLLAFLFLFPNLTDGISWLSFGRLRPLHTNAVIFAFVGNAIFAGVYYSLQRLLKARMFSDFLSNFNFWGWQLIIVAAAITLPLGYTTSKEYAELEWPIDIAIALVWVAFGVNMIGTILRRRQRHLYVAIWFYIATFVTVAVLHIFNSLEIPVTALKSYSVYAGVQDALVQWWYGHNAVAFFLTTPFLGLMYYFVPKAANRPVYSYRLSIVHFWSLIFIYIWAGPHHLLYTSLPDWAQNLGVVFSVMLIAPSWGGMINGLLTLRGAWDKVRVDPVLKFMVVAITGYGMATFEGPMLSLKNVNAIAHFSDWIIAHVHVGALAWNGFLTFGMIYYLVPRMFKTQLYSLKLANFHFWIGTLGIILYALPLYVAGFAQASMWKQFNPDGTLVYGNFLETVTQIMPMYWMRAIGGTFFVIGVLVGVYNTIKTVRQGSKAEDELAEAPALERISKGRLRGETFHTWLERKPVQLTILATIAILIGGIVQIVPTILVKSNIPTISSVKPYTPLELEGRDLYIREGCVGCHSQMIRPFRSEVERYGEYSKAGEYVYDHPFLWGSKRTGPDLLRVGGKYSDNWHFNHMWDPQSTSSGSIMPAYQWLIRNEHDRSDIQKKMEAMVKLGVPYTDEDIAGAFEHMDTQAAKIQENLHSDPDFVNSYEADKKYAQENGMRFVEMKDREIVALIAYLQRLGTDIKIKNSDETVNN, encoded by the coding sequence ATGGAGATGCAACAATTTTATTACGACAACAAAATTGTTAAGAAGTTCATCTATGCAACCCTACTCTGGGGTGTTGTAGGGATGCTGGTGGGGCTACTACTAGCCTTCTTATTTTTATTCCCCAACTTAACTGATGGCATTTCATGGCTTAGCTTTGGCCGATTACGTCCGCTGCATACCAATGCCGTAATTTTTGCCTTTGTGGGAAATGCCATTTTTGCTGGGGTTTACTACTCTCTACAACGGCTTTTAAAAGCTCGTATGTTTAGTGACTTCCTCAGTAACTTTAATTTTTGGGGATGGCAGTTGATTATTGTAGCAGCAGCAATAACACTTCCGCTAGGATACACAACCTCAAAAGAATATGCAGAGTTAGAATGGCCTATTGATATCGCTATTGCCCTAGTCTGGGTAGCCTTTGGTGTTAACATGATAGGAACCATTCTACGTCGCCGTCAACGCCACCTTTATGTAGCTATTTGGTTTTATATTGCTACGTTTGTGACTGTTGCTGTATTGCATATTTTTAATAGTTTAGAAATTCCTGTTACTGCCTTAAAGAGTTATTCTGTTTATGCTGGTGTACAAGACGCATTAGTTCAATGGTGGTATGGTCACAATGCAGTTGCATTTTTCCTTACAACCCCATTTCTTGGACTAATGTATTATTTTGTACCAAAGGCTGCTAATCGCCCGGTTTATTCCTATCGATTATCAATTGTGCATTTTTGGAGTTTAATTTTTATCTACATCTGGGCTGGACCTCACCATTTACTATATACTTCTTTACCTGATTGGGCTCAGAACCTGGGTGTTGTGTTTTCAGTAATGCTAATAGCTCCTTCATGGGGAGGGATGATCAACGGATTACTAACATTAAGAGGTGCTTGGGACAAAGTCCGTGTTGATCCTGTACTTAAATTTATGGTAGTAGCCATTACAGGTTATGGTATGGCAACTTTTGAAGGCCCAATGCTTTCACTTAAAAATGTGAATGCTATTGCTCACTTTAGTGATTGGATTATTGCTCACGTTCACGTTGGTGCACTAGCATGGAATGGCTTTTTGACCTTTGGTATGATCTATTATCTTGTACCTAGAATGTTTAAGACTCAATTATACTCTCTTAAATTAGCTAACTTCCATTTCTGGATTGGCACCTTAGGTATTATTCTATATGCATTGCCTTTATATGTTGCTGGATTCGCCCAAGCATCAATGTGGAAACAATTCAACCCAGATGGAACATTGGTATATGGTAACTTCCTTGAAACAGTTACCCAAATTATGCCAATGTATTGGATGCGTGCAATTGGAGGAACCTTCTTTGTAATTGGTGTTTTAGTTGGAGTTTACAACACTATAAAGACGGTACGTCAAGGAAGTAAAGCTGAAGACGAACTAGCCGAAGCCCCTGCTCTAGAACGCATTTCTAAAGGACGTCTACGAGGCGAAACTTTCCATACTTGGTTAGAAAGAAAACCAGTTCAGCTAACAATTTTAGCTACCATTGCAATTCTTATTGGTGGTATTGTACAAATAGTTCCAACCATTCTTGTAAAATCAAATATTCCGACCATATCAAGTGTTAAACCATATACACCTCTCGAGTTAGAAGGTAGAGATCTTTACATTCGTGAAGGCTGTGTGGGTTGTCACTCACAAATGATACGTCCTTTCAGAAGTGAGGTAGAACGCTATGGGGAATACTCTAAAGCTGGAGAATATGTCTACGATCACCCATTCCTATGGGGAAGTAAGCGTACGGGCCCAGATTTATTAAGAGTTGGAGGCAAGTATTCTGACAACTGGCATTTCAACCATATGTGGGATCCTCAAAGTACCTCATCTGGAAGTATAATGCCTGCCTATCAATGGTTGATTCGCAATGAACATGACAGAAGCGACATTCAGAAAAAAATGGAAGCCATGGTAAAACTTGGAGTGCCTTATACTGATGAAGATATTGCAGGTGCATTTGAACATATGGATACACAGGCAGCCAAAATCCAGGAAAATCTTCATAGCGATCCAGATTTTGTGAACTCATATGAAGCTGATAAAAAATACGCCCAAGAAAATGGGATGCGCTTTGTAGAGATGAAAGACAGAGAAATTGTTGCTCTAATCGCATATTTACAGCGATTGGGTACCGATATCAAAATAAAAAACTCAGACGAAACCGTAAATAACTAA
- a CDS encoding cbb3-type cytochrome c oxidase N-terminal domain-containing protein, with amino-acid sequence MRNFASYLRVIFIVTLVTFAAEYFIDSGEKPAFLTFKEVPIFLTLFTIVLIAIEIMIASMNNLTNAIMTEEQKERLAEKARIASENIWYKKLYHKLLDQKPIEAEGEIELDHNYDGIKELDNNLPPWWIYGFYLTIIFAVVYLVRYHILGADNQKAEYDKEMAIAKAAIEEYKKTAKDLVDASTVEFLSGEADLAAGKLIFDNNCVACHMADGGGGIGPNLTDDHWILGGGIKNIFNTVAEGGRDGKGMVAWKQSLKPIEIAQVSSYIMTLHGTTPANPKDPEGDIWVDENAPAQDAPATEVEQNEEPIQE; translated from the coding sequence ATGAGAAATTTTGCATCCTATCTGCGCGTCATATTCATAGTAACATTGGTTACCTTTGCGGCAGAATACTTTATAGATTCAGGAGAGAAGCCAGCCTTCTTAACCTTCAAAGAAGTTCCTATCTTTCTAACTCTCTTTACGATAGTTTTGATAGCCATTGAAATTATGATTGCCTCAATGAACAATCTGACCAATGCTATCATGACTGAAGAGCAGAAAGAACGCCTTGCTGAAAAAGCACGCATCGCTTCTGAAAATATTTGGTATAAAAAACTATATCACAAACTACTAGATCAAAAACCTATTGAAGCTGAGGGTGAAATAGAGTTAGACCATAACTATGATGGTATTAAAGAGCTTGACAATAACCTGCCGCCTTGGTGGATTTATGGATTTTACCTTACGATTATTTTTGCCGTGGTATATCTTGTACGATATCATATCCTTGGAGCTGATAACCAAAAAGCAGAATATGACAAAGAGATGGCTATCGCTAAAGCCGCTATAGAGGAGTACAAAAAAACTGCTAAAGATCTAGTAGATGCCAGTACAGTAGAGTTCTTATCAGGAGAGGCTGATTTAGCGGCCGGTAAATTAATCTTCGATAACAATTGTGTTGCCTGTCATATGGCTGATGGTGGTGGTGGTATCGGTCCTAACCTAACAGACGACCACTGGATTCTTGGAGGAGGAATTAAAAATATATTCAACACCGTAGCTGAAGGAGGTCGAGATGGAAAGGGAATGGTGGCGTGGAAACAATCCTTGAAACCAATTGAAATAGCTCAAGTATCAAGTTATATCATGACTCTTCATGGTACAACGCCTGCGAACCCTAAAGATCCCGAAGGTGATATTTGGGTGGATGAAAATGCTCCTGCTCAAGACGCTCCAGCCACTGAGGTAGAGCAAAATGAGGAACCTATACAAGAATAA